The DNA sequence ATTTCGGACCTCaatgatttaaatttacatgaacTTATCAGATTAATTTCTACGCACTATTGTTGTAAGAAAATCTATACTGTCAGTGAAACCttaaatataagtttaaaagtgtgtttggatagagaattttaactgagaaaaataatttatcagagaatttaaatttctttgatctaaaattcattgtttggatattttttatgaagaatttaaatttttagaattttaaaacagaattttaaacaactaaaaatatggaattttaatttccttctaaaaggtaagaaattgaaattctcttcttgataAAAGATCATTCCAAAACGTTActgtatttcttttataaccTTCATCCTCTCTTTCATAAGTTTTTGAAATCTCATTCTCGAACTCGCGACTTTTCCCTTTACACTGATGATCCTTTACTTCAAGAAACACCGTCTGAGCTCGCGGAACGTTGATCAAATGCGAGCGTAGGAGGGCACATAGAACTGCACCCGTTGATCAAGGGAGCAGTCGCCATTGCCTATCACGCGATGAAAGTGCTCGTCGGTGCAGAGAGCCTGTACCATGTCTTGCATCGTTACTAAATGTCGTGGTCGAGGTATGGTGATGTACACCATCGTGTCCCAGTTCTCATGTGACTCCTCATgctgcatcaatatttttctctttagaaACACACCAAACatatctttcttctctttgcattcattttctttcaccctcataattttaatttttttttatccaaacacattttaaagttacttttaatttataaaaaacaataaatttagggGTTTGTAATTGGATTTACACTGTTAATAGATATGAGAAACTAGTCAACGTACTGATAacgtaaataaataatgtatactCGTCGTATATAGTAATTTCATTGACCTTTACAAAagttacttaaaatttatacctatcataatttttaatttattgacaaTGTAAAAACCTACaacactataaaaattaaactcaaatagtATTTGGATATACTTTTAGACTTTACTGattcaattattattagttcCATGAATTAAATTGACACAATATTTGGAGAATTGAATTTTCCTATTAAGAGATAAGTGGATGATGAGGTGAAAAAAATACCTTCCAACATCACCAGGTTTGACTAGACCAGAATTGACCCTGAGGCAGGGCATAGTAGCTGCAGTCTTGATCATCTTGGGAGCTTCAATGAAAATAATGGGTGACCCTATCTCCAACTTGGAATGTTTTTCTGGCAACTCTGATGATGACTCTTTTGATTCACACCTTATCAAAGCTACAACACCATTTTTGGGTCTCTGAAGTTCACAGTTCATGCTGCTTCTGTCTTGGACCCTCAAAAATGGCTTTGTGATTGCATAAG is a window from the Glycine max cultivar Williams 82 chromosome 2, Glycine_max_v4.0, whole genome shotgun sequence genome containing:
- the LOC100305889 gene encoding uncharacterized protein LOC100305889, with protein sequence MALSLSYAITKPFLRVQDRSSMNCELQRPKNGVVALIRCESKESSSELPEKHSKLEIGSPIIFIEAPKMIKTAATMPCLRVNSGLVKPGDVGRIVSRKPKDVWAVRLRIGTYLVDGKYFKPLDLAEYS
- the LOC100305889 gene encoding uncharacterized protein isoform X1; its protein translation is MALSLSYAITKPFLRVQDRSSMNCELQRPKNGVVALIRCESKESSSELPEKHSKLEIGSPIIFIEAPKMIKTAATMPCLRVNSGLVKPGDVGSMRSHMRTGTRWCTSPYLDHDI